The following are from one region of the Salvia splendens isolate huo1 chromosome 2, SspV2, whole genome shotgun sequence genome:
- the LOC121791725 gene encoding polyadenylate-binding protein RBP45-like has product MMQQPGGMAPQPMGMDQQQPHQQQWMTMPPQPPHVWPQQQQQQQHYGAPQTNAAAGGAADEVRSLWIGDLQFWMDENYLTSCFYNSGELVSAKVIRNKQTGQSEGYGFLEFRSHGSAESILQQYNGALMPNAEQSFRLNWASLGAGDKRADDSPEYTIFVGDLAGDVTNYVLQETFKVVYQSVKGAKVVIDRVTGRSKGYGFVKFGDEREQQHAMSEMNGVLSSTRPMRIGPAANKKPMNAPTQNASFQNPQGTQGESDPNNTTIFVGGLDSNVTDDHLRQVFSQYGDVVHVKIPVGKRCGFVQFSDRSCAEQALANLNGTLLGGENIRLLWGRSPSNKQTQQDQNQWGGGAYYGYTQGHEVQGGFAPPQDPNMYYGGYPGYANYQQPQQ; this is encoded by the coding sequence ATGATGCAGCAGCCAGGAGGAATGGCGCCACAACCTATGGGGATGGATCAGCAACAGCCCCATCAGCAGCAGTGGATGACCATGCCACCGCAGCCTCCTCACGTCTGgcctcagcagcagcagcaacaacagCACTACGGTGCGCCGCAAACCAACGCAGCTGCTGGTGGCGCCGCCGACGAGGTTCGATCTCTATGGATTGGAGACCTTCAGTTCTGGATGGACGAGAACTATCTCACATCCTGCTTCTACAACTCTGGCGAGCTAGTATCTGCTAAGGTGATTCGCAACAAGCAAACTGGCCAATCTGAGGGGTATGGCTTCCTGGAGTTCAGGAGTCATGGTTCTGCTGAAAGTATATTGCAACAATATAATGGTGCACTGATGCCTAATGCTGAACAGAGCTTCCGACTGAACTGGGCTAGTCTTGGTGCGGGAGATAAGCGTGCAGATGACTCTCCTGAGTACACAATTTTTGTGGGAGATTTGGCTGGGGATGTTACAAATTATGTCCTGCAGGAAACGTTTAAGGTTGTCTACCAATCTGTTAAGGGTGCAAAAGTTGTTATAGATAGAGTCACTGGACGCTCGAAGGGCTATGGATTTGTTAAGTTTGGGGATGAGAGAGAGCAACAGCATGCTATGAGTGAAATGAACGGTGTTCTCAGTTCTACTAGGCCCATGCGGATTGGGCCTGCAGCTAACAAAAAACCTATGAATGCACCAACTCAGAACGCTTCATTTCAAAATCCTCAAGGAACTCAGGGTGAAAGTGACCCCAATAATACAACAATATTTGTTGGCGGTCTAGATTCCAACGTGACGGACGACCATTTGAGACAAGTATTCTCACAGTATGGTGATGTGGTACATGTGAAAATACCAGTTGGAAAGCGTTGTGGATTTGTTCAGTTTTCTGATAGGTCCTGTGCTGAGCAAGCTTTAGCAAACTTAAATGGGACTCTGCTAGGAGGGGAGAACATCCGTCTTTTGTGGGGACGCAGTCCTTCGAACAAGCAGACTCAGCAAGATCAAAACCAGTGGGGAGGGGGTGCTTATTATGGGTACACGCAGGGGCATGAGGTGCAAGGTGGATTTGCTCCACCACAAGACCCAAACATGTATTATGGAGGCTATCCTGGATATGCAAACTATCAACAGCCGCAACAGTGA